GCATATCGCTTTCTTTCCATAATTCGGGCAACCTTTCGGATGACCGGGATAAGGGAGCTTGCACCACTCTCGCGCCTCCAGGTTGACAAGCACCTGGCCTGTGGCTTCGATTATCATCATTCACCCGCCCCTATCCCTGGAGTCGGCGGACGGAGAAGGATATAGCCCCGCTCCCCCCCGCTGTAGCGTAACCGTAGGGCTTCGCGGGAAATGCCAGCAATCCGCGCCCACTCTGCCATATTCTTGGTTCTCTTTCCTATCGTGATGGGCCTGCCTGGTTTGCCTTGCTGCTCGGTACTCCAATAGCTATTCTCCGGGCAATGCGGCTTCGTTCTGTCCTTGCGGTTGAGGCGCCTTCCCTGTTCATATCCATTGGCAAAAGACCAGTCCCTGAACGCCCCAAAGCTTTTCCACGCCGTTGCCCCATTCCTCACCGCCTGATGATAAGTAGAATATATGGGGGTTCCTGACAGGCCGTGGGTCGTGGCACACGGGCCCTCGGCAATTCGGCATTCGTTACACTGGACGCTTTGCCCGCGCCGTAAGTTGGTGCCAAATACTTCCCCGGTGTACCCGCAATCACAGCGACATAACCATCGGGCCACACCGGTCTTACTGTTCTCAGCCCGTTCAAGTACGGTCCATCTGCCGAAAGTTCGTCCGATCATCTGAATCCTAAGCTTCCCGGACATTATTTCCCCTCCACTTGGAGCTCCCGCGGGAGCTCCTTCACGGTTTCTGGGTATCCGACCAAAAAATTATTATCCATAAAACAATCACAAGAAAAAACCAGTACGCATTTTCATTGGTAAGGTCCATCAGTCTACCCCCAATCCTTCGGGGAGCTGCTGTGGGCCGTTCCCGGCGTTGTCCTTGATGAAAACAGGCTTTCCCCACTCTTTAGACAATTCCACAACCGCCCACATTAGCGAATCGTTGGGCTTCTGAGGATTTTTGCCGGTCAGCCCGCCCACAATAATCCAGTCAGCATGAAAAGCATCGACCGGTAGAACGCCACCGACAAAGGGCTCAATTGACACAAATCGCCGCTCTGGAACAGAATCCATCAATACCTTAATGCGGTCATTCGTTTTTCTTTCTCCCGTTACACTCGTTCCGCACCAGCAGTTTTCGGGAAACTCGTACTGTGCGTAGCCGACCGGGTTCTTGGTCAGGAACAGGAACCGATGCTGTGGCAAGCCAGCGCAGACCTCAAGCACCTGGAGCACATGAACGGGCGAAACGTCAGCCCCCGGCTTGATCCAGTTGCCGAACATATCCGCGCAGGAGCCGACAAATACCCTGGAGGGTTCTGTTGTTGCCAGCTCTTTCTTCATTTTTGCCAGCTGGTCAGGATGAAAAGTCGGCTTCATTATTTCCTGCCGGCGGGCCTCTTTTTCAGCCTCGGTAGGCTTGTAGCCTTTCGGCCAGAAAAACTTCATCTTCGGCTGATCGTCCCTCGCCACATAGCAGTAAGAGCACCATTTGTCACAACCCGTAATCGGATTTCTCGTTTCGTGACACCAGCCGATTGCGTTGTGTTTACGTTTTCTCATTTTAACCCGATCTCTTCGGGCGTTGGCAGGTAAGCTCTAATCTCTAATAAACGCCTCTTGCCGTCTTTACTGAAGCAGCATTGCCTAATGCTCTTTTGATGGACAGATTCCCCGGCAGATTCTACCAATAAACCGGCAATATCCCTTGAGAGGCCCGCTTGCTCGGTCAGCTCGGCGAAGAGGTATATCTTTTGCATATCGTGAACCGTGAGCCGGTATGGCTTTTTCCCCCTTCTCCCATCGTTTGGGAAAGCCACTTTGATATAGCCCGCCGATATCCAAAAGCGTAGTTGCTGGGGACCGAGATTAAATAGGGTGGTGGCTTCATGTATGGTGTATAGCTTCTCTTTCTCGTTCATTTCACGACCCCGGCCAGATCAGCGGGGAGCAATGGTTCTTTGGGCATCGTCGTCCTCCGGGAAGGCGATATAATCAAAGGCATAAAATTCGTGCAGTTCTTCCGCGCACAGGTCGATAACCGGCTCCATGCTGTGGTGGAAGGCGCTTGGTGCTCGCGGATCATCTGTCCTTTTGGAAGGTAGGAACTCCACCTGATACACCCCTGGCGCCATGTGGTCTATCGTGCGGTTCATGGACTCGTGCTGCTTGAGGGTGACAACATCACCGGGCGAAGCATCCTTATCCCACCCCAAGAGACACCAGCGGCCCGTTTTCCCGAGACAGATTATTGCTTTCATGCAAACCCCTTTGCCGCCGGATTTCCGTTTAACATCCGTCCCCTTATATCGTACTGGACATGCACACCGATCACGGCGCAGACCATAATCGCTGTCGTATCGTTTACCGCGGCAACTTTCCTCGAGCAGAACGGGCAGGTATAAACACCCTTCACGGCCTCGACTTCCTCTCTCGGCCAGTCCAACATTTCTTTAATATCCTGCCAGCCGGGGAACTCGTGAACGAATATCATTGGCTAACCTAACCGATCAATGGGAACTCGATAATTTCCATGCCCTCGATCGCCGTCTGGCAAACATCGGCAGGAATCCGACTGCCATCTGGCCACGTCCCAACGATCGATTCAGGAAGAGTCTTGCTCGATGCCGCGATCACGTTATCAAGGCCGCAGTATTCAGCTACTTTCGGCAGACCGCGCAAGAACTTTTCCTCGTAATCCGCGGAGATCACTTCGAGGTTGTCCAGGGCAAGAAGCTTTAACGGGCTTTGGCTGTGCTTACAGATCACCGCCACCAGGCAGGCCAGCAGGATACAACCCTGGCCGGTGGAAAGGCTATCGAAAGCGATATAGTTACCGCCGTTTTTCCAACCGAAATCGAAGATCTCAGTACCCCGGCCGTCAACGGTCCGGAAGCTGAACTCTACGCCCTCGATGCCGAAAAGCCTGAGACTCTCGTTTACCTCGAGCTTGATAGGATTAAGCTTTTCTTTCACCAGATCGCCCTTTAATCCACTCGGCCCCAAGACCTTGATCATCTGCTTTATGCAATACAGGCGCGTTTGCGCGGCGTCAGCATCACCGACTGAGCGCAACTGGATATTCAGCTCGTTTTCCTCTTCCTGCTTCGCATCGAGCTGAGCCTCAAGAGTCTCGATCCTCGTTTTCAGGCCGGCGAGTTGCTGTTCCATTCCATCGGTCGCAACCGGGTTCTCCACTTTTTTAGCGAGAACGTCTTTCAACTCATTCTCCGCTTCCTCTAATTCCGCCCCTCTGGTGGACGCTGCGGCCTCTTCGGTGTCCCGTTTTGTTTCCAGAGCAAGAATCTCGTTGCGGAGGTCGCCCTCGGACAATTTACCCGCAGTGATCGCCTCGTTAAGGGCGCTATTGGTAATGAGGGTTTTCTGGTAAGCCTTGCCCTCGGCCTCATTCGCCGTCTTCGAGTTGCCATCTTTCTCAACAATCTTTTTGTCCATATCGGGTGATGATGGAAACAGGGGACTACACTTCTCGCAGAGCTGGTCCCGAATATCCCCTAATTCTTCAAAGGCGTTCTTTTGGGAGCGTAGTCCTTGGGCCACCCTCAAGGCGGTAGCCGCTTCCGCTTTCGCCGTTTCATACAAACCACCCGCTTCCTGGTGGGCTTTCTCCAGTTTTGCCTGAGCGGTGGCGTTTTCCTCTCTCTGCTTCGGTTCCCGCTCATTGCGATCCACGATCGTTTTCTTGATCGCACCTATGTCGGCGCCACCCTCTTTCAGCCTAACAATACGGGCGGACAGTGAATCAGTCCGCCCCTGTCTGGACTCCAACGCCGCGAACAGGGGGGCGTTCTTGGCAAGTTCGGACACAACCATTTCCTTGTCCTTTCGAGCCTGGTCCAGTTCAGTTTTCAGCCCCCGAAGATCGCCAGCTACAGTTTTCCGCTCGGATTGTGCTTCGGCCATCTTCACCGCCGCGCCCCTGGCGTTCTGGATTTCCCTGGTGGCGGTACTCTTTTCCTCCGCAAGCCACTTGAGGGCATAATCGAGATCACCGCCATGCAGATCCACCAGTTCAACGGAGATCTCGTGCAAAACAACGCCGGCCAACTTTGCTTCCCCTCGAGCGCATTCCTTCAAGAGTTTTTTAATCCGAGCACCCGT
This genomic stretch from Candidatus Glassbacteria bacterium harbors:
- a CDS encoding DUF5131 family protein, whose amino-acid sequence is MRKRKHNAIGWCHETRNPITGCDKWCSYCYVARDDQPKMKFFWPKGYKPTEAEKEARRQEIMKPTFHPDQLAKMKKELATTEPSRVFVGSCADMFGNWIKPGADVSPVHVLQVLEVCAGLPQHRFLFLTKNPVGYAQYEFPENCWCGTSVTGERKTNDRIKVLMDSVPERRFVSIEPFVGGVLPVDAFHADWIIVGGLTGKNPQKPNDSLMWAVVELSKEWGKPVFIKDNAGNGPQQLPEGLGVD
- a CDS encoding AAA family ATPase encodes the protein MIEKIRMINFKSARDLEIEIAEVVLLCGPNGSGKTQTIQATKLAITGALPEASVSGTADVFKLANSTPDTNYMGVEISVADSRTFRRSWDRTLKRDPASGETKEKITQEIDLSPEPADCGTKLSSKEGVIRQWAGLDPVVVDVRAFLAMSGDKRRDFFYRLGESSEVTGARIKKLLKECARGEAKLAGVVLHEISVELVDLHGGDLDYALKWLAEEKSTATREIQNARGAAVKMAEAQSERKTVAGDLRGLKTELDQARKDKEMVVSELAKNAPLFAALESRQGRTDSLSARIVRLKEGGADIGAIKKTIVDRNEREPKQREENATAQAKLEKAHQEAGGLYETAKAEAATALRVAQGLRSQKNAFEELGDIRDQLCEKCSPLFPSSPDMDKKIVEKDGNSKTANEAEGKAYQKTLITNSALNEAITAGKLSEGDLRNEILALETKRDTEEAAASTRGAELEEAENELKDVLAKKVENPVATDGMEQQLAGLKTRIETLEAQLDAKQEEENELNIQLRSVGDADAAQTRLYCIKQMIKVLGPSGLKGDLVKEKLNPIKLEVNESLRLFGIEGVEFSFRTVDGRGTEIFDFGWKNGGNYIAFDSLSTGQGCILLACLVAVICKHSQSPLKLLALDNLEVISADYEEKFLRGLPKVAEYCGLDNVIAASSKTLPESIVGTWPDGSRIPADVCQTAIEGMEIIEFPLIG